A section of the Hippea sp. KM1 genome encodes:
- a CDS encoding IS256 family transposase: MYDLIFTQLKEEFKSMIERIMKEERDRYLEENKSTRANGYYTRSPKTILGQMELSIPRTRDGKFKSDVLPERKRVMFLLDDIIRAMFVSGVSSRKAGKVLENLIGCSISSQFASYISDIPKEVIEEFKNRRLDDEYPVLYIDATYLPLKRDSVEKEAVYAVLGLRYDGRRNILAYFLPGGNENTQMWREIFEDLKSRGLKNVRMIISDDLKGLSRSIEEAFPKAKHQLCWFHLKKNIKSKVRKRHWDEMLKELNQIMEAKTQEEAELLMNEFIDKWSRLYKSLNSLKSKVKNYTHFSNLNEKIKVYFSTTNWMERCFKELKDSLRIRGYLHSEDSAEKFLYLFFKDKDEKYSSRKLRYSEYLMEAFG, from the coding sequence ATGTATGATTTGATTTTTACACAATTGAAGGAAGAATTCAAGTCAATGATTGAAAGGATCATGAAAGAGGAAAGAGACAGGTATCTGGAAGAGAACAAATCAACAAGGGCAAATGGATATTACACAAGGTCACCAAAAACAATATTAGGTCAGATGGAGCTTTCCATCCCCAGAACAAGGGACGGCAAGTTCAAAAGCGATGTATTGCCTGAGAGAAAGAGGGTGATGTTTCTCCTTGATGACATAATAAGGGCAATGTTCGTGTCTGGAGTCTCATCAAGGAAGGCAGGCAAGGTTTTAGAAAATCTCATTGGATGTTCCATATCATCCCAGTTTGCAAGCTATATTTCCGACATACCAAAAGAGGTCATAGAGGAGTTCAAAAACAGAAGGTTGGATGATGAGTATCCAGTCCTATACATAGATGCAACATACCTGCCTCTGAAGAGGGACAGTGTAGAAAAAGAGGCAGTTTATGCTGTTCTGGGATTGAGATACGACGGCAGAAGAAACATACTTGCATACTTCCTACCTGGAGGCAATGAGAATACACAGATGTGGAGAGAGATATTTGAGGACCTAAAATCAAGGGGACTAAAGAATGTCAGAATGATAATCAGCGATGATCTAAAAGGGCTCTCAAGATCAATAGAGGAGGCATTCCCCAAAGCAAAGCATCAGCTATGCTGGTTTCATCTGAAGAAGAACATAAAAAGCAAGGTGAGAAAGAGACACTGGGATGAGATGCTGAAAGAGCTAAACCAGATAATGGAGGCTAAGACCCAAGAGGAGGCAGAACTCTTGATGAATGAGTTCATCGACAAATGGAGTAGGCTCTATAAATCCCTAAACAGCCTAAAAAGTAAAGTCAAGAACTATACACACTTCTCAAACCTCAATGAAAAGATAAAGGTATACTTTTCAACAACAAACTGGATGGAGAGGTGTTTCAAGGAATTAAAGGATTCTTTAAGAATTAGGGGTTATCTCCATTCTGAGGACAGTGCTGAAAAGTTCCTTTACCTTTTCTTCAAAGATAAGGATGAGAAGTATTCATCAAGAAAGCTCAGATACTCTGAATACCTGATGGAGGCTTTTGGATAG
- a CDS encoding aminotransferase class I/II-fold pyridoxal phosphate-dependent enzyme, whose translation MDLFDKCYNFKEAQEIRQLGLYPYFQPISSEQDTEVIINGRRILMLGSNSYLGLTVHPKVKKAAIDAIEKYGTGCAGSRFLNGTLDIHEELEERLAAFVNKDDALLFSTGFQANLGAIAGLVGKGEYVILDKSDHASIVDGSRLSYGEVKRFIHNDMNSLKKVLESIDRDAGKLIVVDGVYSMDGDIANLPEMVKLKKQYNARLMVDDAHSFGVLGKNGRGTANHFGLEDEVDIIMGTFSKSFASLGGFIAADKEVIDYLRHFARSVIFSASITPASTAAVLAALDIMENEPELIDKLWANTERMRKGVVEMGYDIGTSCTPIIPLIVGDNETVLKMRRMLFDEGLFVNPVLSPAVPPNKALIRLSLMATHTFEQIDFALDKLNKVGKVLGVI comes from the coding sequence ATGGACCTTTTTGATAAATGTTATAACTTTAAGGAAGCTCAAGAGATTAGACAGCTTGGCCTTTATCCTTACTTTCAGCCCATCTCCTCAGAACAGGATACAGAGGTTATAATAAACGGAAGAAGAATATTAATGCTTGGTTCTAATAGCTATCTTGGTCTTACCGTTCATCCCAAGGTTAAAAAAGCCGCAATAGACGCCATAGAGAAATACGGAACGGGCTGTGCAGGCTCAAGGTTTTTGAACGGAACGCTTGATATACACGAAGAGCTTGAGGAGAGGCTTGCGGCCTTTGTGAATAAGGATGATGCGCTTCTGTTCAGCACGGGCTTTCAGGCCAATCTTGGTGCAATAGCCGGTCTGGTTGGCAAGGGTGAGTATGTTATCCTGGATAAATCAGACCATGCAAGCATAGTGGACGGCTCAAGGCTTTCCTATGGAGAGGTGAAAAGGTTTATTCACAACGACATGAACTCCTTAAAGAAGGTGCTGGAATCCATCGATAGGGATGCTGGCAAGCTCATTGTTGTTGATGGTGTCTATAGCATGGACGGCGATATAGCCAACCTGCCCGAGATGGTTAAGCTAAAGAAGCAATACAACGCTCGGTTGATGGTTGATGATGCCCACTCCTTTGGTGTTTTGGGTAAAAATGGGCGAGGCACGGCCAACCACTTCGGTCTTGAGGATGAGGTTGACATCATCATGGGCACTTTCAGCAAATCGTTTGCCTCGTTGGGTGGTTTTATAGCTGCAGATAAGGAGGTTATAGATTACCTAAGGCACTTTGCAAGGAGCGTTATTTTCTCTGCAAGCATAACGCCTGCATCAACAGCTGCTGTTTTAGCGGCTTTGGATATAATGGAAAACGAGCCTGAATTGATAGACAAACTGTGGGCCAATACGGAGAGGATGAGAAAGGGTGTTGTGGAGATGGGTTATGACATAGGCACAAGCTGCACGCCCATAATTCCGCTTATTGTGGGCGATAATGAGACCGTGCTGAAGATGAGAAGAATGCTCTTTGACGAGGGGCTTTTTGTTAACCCGGTCTTATCCCCTGCCGTTCCGCCGAATAAGGCTTTGATTAGATTGAGTCTGATGGCAACGCACACCTTTGAGCAGATAGATTTTGCTTTGGACAAGCTCAACAAGGTGGGTAAAGTTTTAGGGGTTATATGA
- a CDS encoding proline dehydrogenase family protein: MSLFNKSVSMFIDKVPPSTIAVFAKRYIAGPNLEDAVRVTKQLNAQGAMTTIDVLGEFVSNKEETEHFRDLAIKVLEAIDSHQLDANLSLKLTQMGLNLSKALCLDNIEKIFKRAKELGIFVRIDMEDSSCTDDTLEIYRNYRDEFNIGTVLQAYMRRTIDDIERLSDGRLNFRLCKGIYIEPRKIAYQEKDIVRDNFIYCLETLFKKKAYVGIATHDEYLVFHAERLIREYGLKRDEYEFQMLLGVDEELRQIILSRGHRLRVYVPFGRDWLPYSIRRLKENPNIIKSAIEGYLK; the protein is encoded by the coding sequence ATGTCGCTTTTTAACAAAAGCGTAAGTATGTTCATAGATAAGGTTCCGCCATCCACAATAGCCGTATTCGCCAAGCGCTATATCGCAGGCCCCAATTTAGAGGATGCAGTAAGGGTCACAAAACAGCTAAACGCCCAGGGGGCCATGACCACAATAGATGTGTTGGGCGAATTCGTATCAAACAAGGAAGAGACGGAGCACTTCAGGGATTTAGCCATAAAGGTCTTGGAAGCCATAGATAGCCACCAACTCGATGCAAACCTCTCGCTCAAACTTACGCAGATGGGCCTTAACCTCTCTAAGGCCCTCTGCCTCGACAACATAGAAAAGATATTCAAAAGGGCCAAAGAGTTGGGCATCTTTGTCAGGATCGATATGGAGGATTCAAGCTGCACGGATGACACCCTGGAAATCTACAGAAACTACAGGGACGAATTCAACATAGGCACGGTGCTTCAGGCTTACATGAGGCGCACGATAGACGACATAGAAAGACTGTCTGACGGCAGGCTGAACTTCAGGCTCTGTAAAGGTATTTACATAGAGCCCAGGAAGATAGCGTATCAGGAAAAAGACATAGTCAGGGATAACTTCATCTATTGCCTGGAGACGCTGTTTAAGAAGAAGGCCTATGTGGGCATAGCAACCCACGATGAATATTTGGTATTCCATGCAGAAAGGCTCATAAGGGAATATGGCCTAAAGAGGGATGAATACGAATTCCAGATGCTGTTGGGCGTCGATGAGGAGTTAAGACAGATAATACTCAGCAGGGGTCATCGCCTGAGGGTTTATGTGCCGTTTGGAAGGGATTGGTTGCCATATTCCATAAGAAGACTTAAGGAAAACCCCAACATCATAAAATCGGCCATCGAGGGGTATTTAAAATAG
- the pruA gene encoding L-glutamate gamma-semialdehyde dehydrogenase: MRNTIARVPLPTNEPVYSYAPGTEEREKLKEAIREIKSQQIEIPIIIGGEEIKTGNTKEIVEPHDKSSVLGVYHVAGEKEIKMAIEAAMEASKKWREYDWVDRAAIFLKAAELLSGKYRYLINAATMLSLSKNIFQAEIDSACELTDFLRFNLYYMQKIYEEQPLYSPRGTWNIMQYRPLEGFIFAVPPFNFVSISGNLPTAPAMMGNVVLWKPASSSVYAPYIFMKILQEAGLPDGVINFIPSKGSVVGNIVFSSEYFAGIHFTGSVDTFNRMWKMMAENLPKYKAYPRIVGETGGKDYIFAHKSANTKKLITAIIRGAYEYQGQKCSAVSRVYLPRSMWNEIKDDLFKEIDKIKMGSPEDFTNFMNAVIDEEAYKKIVNYIEYARSASDAEIIKGGGYDDSKGWFVEPTIIYTENPHFKTMEEEIFGPVVTIYPYDDDKYVETLHLCDQTSPYGLTGAIFSEDRDATRVALDILEGSAGNFYINDKPTGAVVGQQPFGGARASGTNDKAGSHLNLLRWITPRAIKENFVAPESFEYPFMKEE, from the coding sequence ATGCGCAACACAATCGCAAGGGTTCCATTACCAACCAACGAGCCGGTATATTCTTATGCACCGGGAACTGAAGAGAGGGAGAAGCTAAAGGAAGCCATCAGGGAAATAAAATCTCAGCAGATAGAGATACCCATAATCATTGGTGGAGAAGAAATCAAAACGGGCAACACAAAGGAGATCGTCGAGCCCCACGATAAAAGCTCGGTGCTTGGTGTCTATCATGTTGCAGGCGAAAAAGAGATAAAAATGGCCATCGAGGCCGCTATGGAGGCCTCCAAGAAGTGGAGGGAGTACGACTGGGTTGACAGGGCAGCAATATTCCTAAAGGCTGCAGAGCTTCTAAGCGGTAAATACAGATACCTTATAAACGCCGCAACGATGCTCTCTTTGAGTAAAAATATATTCCAGGCAGAGATAGACTCAGCCTGCGAGCTTACAGATTTTCTAAGATTCAACCTCTATTACATGCAGAAGATCTATGAGGAGCAGCCGCTCTATTCACCCAGGGGCACATGGAACATAATGCAGTATAGACCCCTTGAGGGCTTTATATTCGCCGTTCCTCCATTTAACTTCGTATCCATCTCAGGCAACCTGCCAACAGCACCAGCCATGATGGGTAATGTCGTTCTGTGGAAACCGGCCTCAAGCTCTGTTTATGCACCATACATCTTCATGAAGATACTTCAGGAGGCAGGATTGCCAGACGGCGTTATAAACTTCATACCATCCAAGGGCTCCGTTGTGGGTAATATCGTATTCTCCTCTGAGTATTTTGCAGGCATCCACTTCACAGGCAGCGTTGACACATTTAACAGGATGTGGAAGATGATGGCAGAGAACCTGCCCAAATACAAGGCATATCCAAGGATAGTCGGCGAGACAGGCGGTAAGGATTATATATTCGCCCACAAATCGGCAAACACAAAGAAGCTCATCACAGCCATCATAAGGGGCGCATACGAGTATCAGGGTCAGAAATGCTCCGCCGTATCGAGGGTTTATCTGCCAAGATCCATGTGGAATGAGATCAAAGACGACCTATTCAAAGAGATAGACAAGATAAAGATGGGCTCTCCTGAGGATTTCACCAACTTCATGAATGCCGTAATCGACGAAGAGGCTTACAAAAAGATCGTCAACTATATAGAGTATGCAAGGAGCGCCTCGGATGCCGAGATCATCAAGGGCGGCGGATACGATGATTCGAAGGGCTGGTTCGTTGAGCCTACAATCATTTACACAGAGAATCCGCACTTCAAGACGATGGAGGAGGAGATCTTCGGACCTGTTGTAACGATTTACCCATACGACGATGATAAGTATGTTGAGACACTCCATCTCTGCGATCAGACAAGCCCATACGGATTGACAGGCGCCATCTTCTCAGAGGATAGGGATGCCACAAGGGTGGCCTTAGACATATTGGAGGGCAGCGCAGGCAACTTCTACATCAACGACAAGCCCACAGGAGCGGTTGTTGGTCAGCAGCCATTCGGCGGTGCAAGGGCAAGCGGAACAAACGACAAGGCTGGAAGCCACTTGAACCTCTTAAGGTGGATTACCCCAAGGGCTATAAAGGAAAACTTTGTTGCACCTGAAAGCTTTGAATATCCATTTATGAAAGAGGAGTAA
- a CDS encoding DNA polymerase III subunit delta — translation MNQRQLKTAINSGKVSNLYIFCGEDYFLKNLYVKRIAKTKNATVKRIAIETEEELKEANARALSGSLFEKKPTLFHCLLGFEPKKNTIKPPHFNILILDVESCKKEDEYTVKFEPPKRSEIASFIKGVVSKAKKDISNEAIELLTAAFEGKSTAMLKNTLDEILLLSLNKQKIEADDVKACLKITSNIDIKEIIDLTRKGSLQQITERLDEILSQMPPQLFIHIFSSEITKIIASCYLSDNCLKEHLRVYYPSNYKQLCKRIGKNNLLKLVKSLYEIDKILKSSSEESTETIIKARLMLWAQGF, via the coding sequence ATGAATCAAAGACAGCTAAAGACAGCCATCAATAGCGGCAAGGTCTCAAATCTATACATATTTTGCGGTGAGGACTATTTCTTAAAAAACCTCTATGTAAAGAGGATAGCCAAAACAAAGAATGCCACTGTAAAAAGGATAGCAATAGAAACAGAAGAAGAGCTAAAGGAGGCCAACGCAAGGGCATTATCGGGCTCTCTGTTTGAGAAAAAACCGACCTTATTCCACTGCCTTCTGGGTTTTGAGCCTAAAAAAAACACCATCAAACCCCCTCATTTCAATATATTGATACTGGATGTTGAGTCATGCAAAAAGGAAGACGAATACACGGTAAAATTCGAGCCACCTAAAAGGTCAGAGATAGCCTCGTTTATCAAGGGGGTCGTATCAAAAGCAAAAAAGGATATATCGAATGAAGCAATAGAACTGCTAACGGCCGCATTCGAGGGAAAAAGCACCGCTATGCTGAAAAACACGCTCGATGAGATACTGCTTCTAAGCCTGAATAAACAAAAAATAGAGGCAGACGATGTGAAGGCGTGCCTGAAAATCACATCAAACATAGACATCAAGGAGATTATAGACCTAACAAGAAAGGGCAGCCTGCAACAGATAACAGAACGGCTGGATGAGATACTATCCCAGATGCCTCCACAGCTTTTTATTCACATATTCTCCTCTGAAATCACAAAGATTATCGCAAGCTGCTATTTGAGTGACAACTGCCTAAAGGAGCATTTACGGGTTTACTATCCATCCAATTATAAACAGCTGTGCAAAAGGATCGGCAAAAACAACCTCTTAAAGCTTGTAAAATCCCTCTATGAGATAGACAAGATATTGAAAAGCTCATCGGAGGAATCAACAGAAACAATAATAAAGGCGAGGTTGATGTTATGGGCGCAGGGGTTTTAG
- a CDS encoding CTP synthase, which produces MAKKYIFITGGVVSSLGKGITSASLGFLLLSYGLKVSIVKIDPYINVDPGTMNPYQHGEVYVLDDGAETDLDLGHYERFTNLTLSKKNNFTTGQVYFTVITKERRGDYLGKTVQVIPHITNEIKRRIKEAGKDKDVLIVEIGGTIGDIEGLPFLEAIRQMGYDVGRQNCLYIHLTLVPYIKTAGELKTKPTQHSVKELQSLGISPDIIVCRSEKRLNNESKEKIAMFCNVEKRAVINAVDVSTVYEIPLKFKEEGLDRLIIEKLGIETNKEDDLDEWKEMVNSIKKPKDSTTIAFVGKYVGLKESYKSLIESFIHAGASMNIKVNLKWIEAEDLEEEGALENLLADVDGILVPGGFGSRGIEGKIKAVRYARENKIPFLGICLGMQTAVVEFARHVAGLKGAHSSEFDKEAEHKVIHLATKWEKEGQIIERDETSDKGGTMRLGAYPCQIKTGTLAWNIYKKKNISERHRHRYEFNNAYRDILSQHGLTISGESPDGEFVEIIELKDHPFFIGVQFHPEFKSRPLKPHPVIKAFVEKSYESKTAKDSHQ; this is translated from the coding sequence ATGGCAAAGAAATACATATTTATAACGGGCGGCGTTGTTTCATCCCTGGGAAAGGGCATAACAAGCGCATCGTTGGGTTTTTTGCTTCTATCTTACGGTCTTAAGGTCTCCATAGTAAAGATAGACCCATACATAAATGTCGACCCAGGCACAATGAATCCGTATCAGCACGGTGAGGTCTATGTGTTAGACGATGGGGCAGAGACCGATTTAGACTTGGGCCATTACGAAAGATTCACCAACCTAACGCTTTCCAAAAAAAACAACTTCACCACCGGGCAGGTCTATTTTACCGTCATAACAAAGGAACGCAGGGGCGATTATTTGGGTAAGACCGTTCAGGTTATACCCCACATAACAAACGAGATAAAAAGGAGAATAAAAGAGGCAGGCAAGGATAAGGATGTATTGATAGTGGAAATCGGCGGAACGATAGGCGATATAGAGGGTCTGCCCTTCCTTGAGGCGATACGCCAGATGGGATACGATGTCGGCAGGCAAAACTGCCTTTACATACACCTAACCCTCGTGCCTTACATAAAAACAGCGGGTGAGCTAAAAACCAAACCCACGCAGCACAGTGTAAAGGAGCTTCAATCACTCGGTATATCGCCCGACATCATCGTCTGCAGGAGTGAAAAAAGGCTAAACAACGAATCAAAAGAGAAGATAGCGATGTTCTGCAATGTGGAAAAGAGGGCTGTTATAAACGCCGTCGATGTCAGCACGGTCTATGAGATTCCCCTAAAATTCAAAGAGGAGGGGCTTGATAGACTCATCATAGAGAAATTAGGTATCGAGACAAACAAAGAGGACGATTTAGACGAATGGAAGGAGATGGTAAACTCCATAAAAAAACCCAAAGACAGCACAACAATAGCCTTTGTGGGCAAGTATGTCGGCCTAAAGGAGTCATACAAGAGCCTGATAGAATCGTTTATACATGCAGGCGCCAGCATGAACATAAAGGTCAACCTAAAATGGATAGAGGCGGAGGATTTAGAAGAGGAAGGGGCGCTGGAGAATCTGTTGGCCGATGTGGACGGCATCCTGGTGCCTGGCGGATTTGGCTCAAGGGGAATCGAGGGCAAGATAAAGGCCGTAAGGTATGCAAGGGAAAACAAGATACCGTTTTTGGGCATCTGCCTGGGTATGCAGACGGCCGTTGTCGAGTTTGCCAGACATGTGGCAGGCCTAAAAGGAGCCCATTCGTCTGAATTTGACAAAGAGGCAGAACATAAGGTTATACACCTTGCAACAAAATGGGAAAAGGAAGGTCAGATCATAGAAAGGGATGAGACATCCGACAAGGGTGGCACGATGAGATTGGGCGCATATCCGTGTCAGATAAAAACAGGAACGCTGGCATGGAATATATATAAGAAAAAGAACATATCCGAAAGGCACAGACATAGGTATGAGTTCAATAACGCATACAGGGACATACTCTCTCAACATGGACTAACAATAAGTGGTGAAAGTCCGGATGGCGAATTCGTGGAGATAATCGAGTTGAAAGACCACCCGTTCTTTATCGGCGTGCAGTTCCATCCGGAGTTTAAATCAAGACCACTAAAGCCACACCCTGTAATCAAGGCGTTTGTGGAAAAGAGCTATGAATCAAAGACAGCTAAAGACAGCCATCAATAG
- the rpsO gene encoding 30S ribosomal protein S15 — MALDKQQKQEIIKKFGANENDTGSPAVQIALLTARIKYLTEHFKEHPKDFHSRRGLLKLVGRRRKLLKYLRNYNFEEYKKVVTELGLKG; from the coding sequence ATGGCGTTAGACAAACAACAGAAGCAGGAGATAATCAAGAAATTTGGAGCCAATGAGAACGATACGGGTTCCCCTGCTGTTCAGATAGCCCTGTTGACGGCAAGGATAAAATACCTGACGGAGCACTTCAAGGAGCATCCAAAGGACTTCCACTCAAGAAGGGGATTGTTGAAGCTCGTTGGCAGAAGAAGGAAGCTGCTTAAGTATCTGAGGAATTACAATTTCGAAGAGTATAAGAAGGTCGTTACAGAACTTGGTCTAAAGGGCTAA
- the pnp gene encoding polyribonucleotide nucleotidyltransferase: MTIVERTINGKKLSIETGWYAKQADGACVVRMGDTMVLATAVSSKEPPKEFLDFLPLTVNYQERFYAAGKIPGGFVKREGKPSVHETLVSRLIDRSIRPLFPKDYKQEIQVIVTTISADQENDPAVISILAASCALCLSDIPFLGPVAGVRVSKIDNRFDVFASLKDLEASRLNLVLAGTKDAINMIEAGAVELDEDEMVEAIMFGKKHLDALLDAQEEIIQKAAKPKREYIPIDVSEQIVNKIEELAADELMEAVNIKEKKKRNSTIEAIFNNVKEKVVSEFEDEEFIEEKTAAAFEDVVKNIVRTKIINTGTRIDGRGLDEIRPITCEVGVLPRAHGSAVFTRGETQALVATTLGSREDAQIIDDVSEEGYERFMLHYNFLPFSTGEVKRLGPPGRREIGHGNLAKRAIEPVLPSEDEFPYAIRVVSDILESNGSSSMATVCGSTLSLMDAGVPIKKPVSGVAMGLIKYEGGYVILTDILGDEDHYGDMDFKVAGTKDGITALQMDIKITGVDAALLKEALQRAKEARLFILNKMLAVLDSPRPSISKYAPQIRTLNIDPEKIKDLIGPGGKTIKSIIERTNVKIDINPDGKINVYGTMDSKLDEAMEIIKEITTTIKEGDIVEGVVTRIEKYGAFIKLLPNKEGLLHISQISNDRISNIYDVLRIGDRVKVKVTNIDELGRIALSRKILLNENPDEDKKN, encoded by the coding sequence ATGACCATTGTCGAAAGAACCATAAATGGAAAGAAACTTTCAATAGAGACGGGGTGGTATGCAAAACAGGCCGATGGTGCCTGTGTGGTTAGGATGGGCGATACCATGGTGCTTGCCACCGCCGTATCGTCAAAGGAGCCACCCAAGGAGTTTTTGGACTTCTTGCCGTTGACTGTCAATTATCAGGAGCGATTCTATGCAGCCGGCAAGATTCCAGGCGGTTTTGTGAAAAGGGAGGGTAAACCCTCTGTGCATGAGACGCTTGTCTCAAGACTGATAGACCGCTCCATCAGGCCTTTGTTTCCCAAGGATTACAAACAAGAGATACAGGTGATAGTCACAACGATAAGCGCAGATCAGGAAAACGACCCGGCCGTTATCAGTATCCTGGCTGCAAGTTGCGCTTTGTGCCTGTCTGATATACCGTTCTTGGGGCCTGTTGCCGGTGTTAGGGTCTCCAAGATAGACAATAGATTCGATGTGTTTGCTTCATTGAAGGATTTAGAGGCCTCCAGGCTCAACCTGGTTTTGGCAGGAACAAAAGATGCCATCAATATGATTGAGGCAGGGGCGGTGGAGCTTGATGAGGACGAGATGGTTGAGGCCATCATGTTCGGCAAGAAGCATCTGGATGCCCTGCTTGATGCACAGGAGGAGATCATACAAAAGGCGGCAAAGCCCAAAAGGGAGTACATACCCATCGATGTTTCTGAGCAGATAGTCAACAAGATCGAGGAGCTTGCAGCAGATGAGTTGATGGAGGCTGTAAACATAAAGGAGAAGAAAAAGAGGAATTCAACGATAGAGGCGATCTTCAACAATGTGAAAGAGAAGGTTGTATCAGAATTTGAGGATGAGGAATTCATCGAGGAAAAGACGGCCGCAGCCTTTGAGGATGTTGTTAAAAACATCGTTAGAACCAAGATCATAAACACAGGAACAAGAATAGACGGAAGGGGTCTGGATGAGATAAGGCCTATCACCTGCGAGGTGGGTGTTTTACCCAGGGCTCACGGTTCTGCGGTCTTCACCAGGGGTGAAACGCAGGCTCTGGTTGCAACGACGCTTGGCTCAAGGGAGGATGCCCAGATTATAGACGATGTATCAGAAGAGGGCTATGAGAGGTTTATGCTCCATTACAACTTCCTGCCGTTCTCAACGGGTGAGGTTAAGCGTTTAGGCCCTCCTGGCAGGAGGGAGATAGGCCACGGCAATCTGGCAAAGAGGGCTATAGAGCCTGTGTTGCCCAGTGAGGATGAATTCCCCTACGCCATAAGGGTGGTTTCGGATATCCTCGAATCCAACGGTTCAAGCTCCATGGCCACGGTTTGTGGTTCGACGCTCTCGTTGATGGATGCCGGTGTTCCTATCAAGAAGCCCGTAAGCGGTGTTGCCATGGGCTTGATAAAATACGAAGGCGGGTATGTGATACTTACAGACATCCTGGGCGATGAGGACCATTACGGCGATATGGACTTCAAGGTTGCAGGCACAAAGGACGGCATAACGGCCCTACAGATGGATATAAAGATAACCGGCGTTGATGCTGCCCTGCTTAAGGAGGCCCTGCAGAGGGCAAAAGAGGCAAGGCTGTTTATTCTGAATAAGATGCTTGCCGTTTTGGATAGTCCAAGACCATCCATATCTAAGTATGCGCCACAGATCAGAACCTTGAACATAGATCCAGAGAAGATAAAAGACCTTATTGGCCCTGGCGGCAAGACGATAAAATCGATCATAGAGAGAACCAATGTTAAGATAGATATAAATCCCGATGGCAAGATCAATGTTTACGGCACGATGGATTCTAAGCTCGATGAGGCGATGGAGATAATAAAGGAGATAACGACCACCATCAAAGAGGGCGACATAGTTGAGGGTGTTGTGACGAGGATTGAGAAATACGGCGCCTTCATAAAGCTTCTGCCCAACAAGGAAGGGCTGCTGCACATCTCTCAGATCTCCAACGATAGAATCTCAAACATTTACGATGTTTTGCGCATAGGCGATAGGGTAAAGGTTAAGGTTACAAACATAGACGAGCTTGGCAGAATAGCCTTAAGCAGAAAGATTCTTTTGAACGAAAATCCTGATGAAGATAAAAAGAATTAA